The following is a genomic window from Syntrophorhabdaceae bacterium.
TCCCGTGCCGCTATGGTACGTTCAATCATCCCTTTGAGACGGATGGGATCAAAGTCCACATTGGTCAATGTGTGAAAGAGTGCCTCAGTGACCAGCACGTTGGTTGCTTTGTCGACAACCCCCAACCGTCTGCCTTCGGCGGCATAGTACGAGAGTTCTTCCAGGGCATAGACGAGAAGGTCTTGAAGCGATGCTATCTCCGGCTGCTTTCCGCATACGCCTATTTTGGTACAGGCCTGTGTTTGTGCCGTTTGCTCACACTGATAACAGAACATATAATCCTCCTTAATCTGTTTATTTTGATTTCTTTCATAGTATGAATATAAGTCGCCTTATATAGACGTGCCTTGACTTAAGTCAAAAATAAAAAGGATTTGTAGCCGCGTGTTAAAAAAAGCAGGCAAAGAATGTTAAAAGTGCCTTCTAAAAACTGCTTGATACAATCAAATTACATTTGATTTCGACCGGGCGGACCGTTCATCTTCGAACGACTCACAACACTGTCCTTGCTCGACCACCTCATCAAATACAAGTAAATTGCACGAAAAATGATAGAGAAATTGCAAAAAAGCATATTAGAGAATTGCACTTTGATGTTAGAAATTTTGAGATGCTTTTTGACATAAAAGTCCGATTTTTTAGTAAATTGCATGAAGAGTGATAGAGTAATTGTACACTCCCGAGGTCGGGCAAGAATGCACGCATATGTGATAATTATCTTGGTTGTGGTGGCCGTTTTAGTCGAATGGATTCGGGTTATACAATTAATGACAATTGTCACAGTTTTTTGTTGACAAGGGTCACATTCGCTAATAAACTTACCTTGATCCTATCAAAGCATACACATAGCTCAGTTATAGACTCCCCACGCAGGAGCGGCGCAGTGACATCATCCGAGAGAAACCGACAATATAGCGCCCGACCGCATCATACCAATTGGCCGAACACGTATCAAAGATGTCCGGCCATTTCTTTCAAGACGTTGCGGCTTCAAGACAAATCGGCATTCAATAAGATGTTGTGCATTAGCTAATAACTTACGCGATAAGGAGGTGTGAACGTAAAGATTGTTCGCAGGTGAGCAAAGGCTTCATTTGGAAGTGAAATTTGAAGGAGGCGTATCTATGAAAGCAACGAAATTGGCAATAGGTTTTTTTGCGGTCCTGGGGCTATTACTAACGGTAAGCGCGCTCAAGGCGGCGCCAGTGCCGGTCATCAACTGTGCGGATATCACGGGCAAGGCTTTCACGGACCTCGAGGGCAATGGCGTCACCATCACATCAGCCGCTGTCATCACGGCGTCAGGTGTACAAGTCTGCGAGGTCAAGGGCACTATACTTCCGGCGATCAATTTTGATTTGAGGATTCCGACCACTACCTGGAACGAGCGATTCATGATGACGGGATCGGGAGGCACTGCAGGTTCCATTGGCGTAAGCGCGATGGGCACTTATCTTCAGAAGGGTTTTGCAGGTGTGGCCACGGATACCGGCCACGTCACCACGCCACCCGGGGAATCCTGGGCCATGCCGGAAAACGCGCTCACCAATCAGAAGATTATGGATTATGGCTATCGGGCCAATCATGAGGTGGCGAACATCTCCAAGAAGATCATGGCCTCCTATTACGGATACGGGCCAAAATACTCGTATTTCTCAGGCTGCTCTAACGGTGGCCGTGAAGGTCTCGTAGAGGCTCAGCGATACCCCGAAGACTTTGACGGGATCCTTGCCGGAGACGGCCCCAGCATGTTCCCCGGAAGGATGATGGGGTTCATCTGGAACTATAATGTGTGGGGTTCGAAGGTGCCGACGAGCAAGCTCTGCCTTCAGTCCAGTTATGTCTATGCGAAATGCGATGCGCTGGACGGGCTTAAGGACGGCATTATCGAGAACCCCCTTGCCTGTCAGTTCGACCCCATGACCGAGCTTCCCGCCTGCCCGAACGACGTGGATGCTCCCAATTGTTGGACCACGGATCAGAGGACAGCGATCAAGGCCATCTACGACGGTCCGAGGACATCCGACGGAAAGAAAATAGTCCTGGGCGATTATAACTTCGTGCTCCCCGGCATCCCCCTGGGGTCTGAAGTCTGTACGGACCCGAGCAAATCCTCGACCAGCGGGTGGATGATCTATATCGGGTCGAGCGCCGGTATTTACGGCAATGTGCTTGCCTACATGGTCTTCAGGGACACATCATTCAATGCGGCGAACTTCAATTTTGATACTGATCCGGCAGCCGTCATGGCGAGACCGGAGATCGGATGGATGAACGCTTACAACCCTGATCTCTCGGGCATGAAGGCGCGCGGCCATAAGCTCCTCCAGTACGAGTCATTTGGGGCCTATTCACCGGCCTATTTGTACGAGTACTACAAGACTGTTCTCGGTGTCATGCACGGCCACTACGGGATCGACGATTTCTATAGGGCTTACCTGGTTCCCGGCGCGAGCCACTGCGGCGGAGGGGTCGGCTGCAATCCGACTGACTGGTTTACACCCCTTCAGAACTGGGTGGAGAACGGTGTCGCTCCGGACTCGATACCCGGCTCCCGTAACGCATTAGCTTACGGTCCGGCAATGACACGGCCGGTCTGCCTCTATCCTCAGGTTGCCAGATATACGGGCACGGGGGATACAACGAACGCCGCCAATTTCTATTGTTCAGAGGACTTCAAAGTGCGCGTGGAGCCCGAGGTAATCAATATCCGTAGCAGGGGTGACTTTACGGTTCTCGTCACACTCCCTTATGGCTACAGCACAAGGCACTGGCATCTCAAGGACGTGACCTGCCAGGGCGCAGTGGCAGAAAGAATTATGCCCATCGGACACAGAACGTTTATCGCAAAGTTCGACAAACGTGATATCCAGGGAGCCTCTCCCGGAAAAGCAACTCTCACGGTGAAAGGAACGTTCTACAGCAAAGAGCGTGAAAGCCTGTTCGAGGGAACAGATACGGTTAAGATCGTAAGCGTTAAGTAGACTCTGTGACAAAGGGTCTGTAATCTGATTGTTAAAAGGGGCAGGTCTTGCCGGACCTGCCCCTTTTGATTTTAATAATCTAGCGCTTAAGCGCGTACGTGCATCTTCAACGCGAGGTCTTGTTTCGCTCAGATGAACGTGCAATCCTCTTGGAGATCCCCCAATCCACGGAGAACGGACCAGCTCCGGCGATGAGCAATGCGAAGGCGCCGGCGAGCAGCGAGAAAGAATACTCGATGCCTTTGGGGTAAAAGAAAAACCCCCACTGGACTTTGAGTACGGCAACGATCATGACAATACAGATGGAGAACGCACCGAGCCTCGTTCCCAAACCGATGAGCACGAGCAGACCGCCAAAAAATTCCCCGCATCCCGCTAAAGCTGCCCAGAACGCACTGGGATTGATCCCCATGTTAGCAAAGCCCGCAGCGGTTCCCACGAGACCTTTACCTCCGAATGCACCAAAGAGCTTCTGCGCGCCATGTGCGATGAATGTGGCGCCAACAGAGAGTCTCACAGGCAATAGAAACCATGTTGCGCCAGTGGCATAAATGAATTTCCTGAACATAGAACCCCCTTCTTATAAGGATATTTAAGCTTCTCTCATGAATCGACCGTGCTTTAACTCCCTCTCTCTCTATATATACTCTTAACTGATAATATAATACATTCCTGGACATTACGCTTAAGTCGTCCCCCCTTGCGCCACCCGGAGGCGATGGAGTAGTCCTGCGCGTGAGCATAACGCGCTTCCTGTTTTCTTTCCGCAGGAGAGCGATCCGGTTGTCACGAAGACGGAGTCGCTATGATAAGTGATTGTATAACGCGGACGATCTTTTTAGGTCATACCCGGACGAGGGGGTCTTTCGAGCCGGCTAGGGTGTGAATGTGGAGAGTTGATACGGCAGCTCTTTGTCTTCGAGCACCTCTTTCTTTTCAAAATAGACGAGTTTATCGGCAATTTCCCTGAGTGCGGTGACGATCTCTCTATTCGATGATTTGACAAGCGGGGTCGACCCTTTGACGAGTTGTTTTGATCTCCGCGCCGCCAAATGGACAAGCTCAAATCGATTTTCTACTAATTCCATGCAATCTTCAACAGTTATTCTTGCCATTGCCTTTACTCCTTATTATGCGGATGGTATCCTTAAACGTGTCATATGCCCTCTTGAGGTCATCATTCATGATAGTATACTCGAACGAGGCCTTTTGTGCAATTTCTTCTTTTACCCGTTTCATCCGGAGCTCAATATCTTTTTCGCCGCGGAAGGTGAGACGCCTCACCAGATCCTCGGCTGACGGTGGTTCTATGAATATGAGGCACGCGTTTGAGCACTGCTTTTTTACGTTCAACGCCCCCTTGACGTCGATATCCAGGATGATATCCTTGCCTCCATGGAGCGTATTGAGAATCTCTTGCTTGGGTGTGCCGTACATGTTCCCGTGAACGCTCTCCCACTCAAGGAATCTATCACCGCCCACCATCTCGTCGAATTTTTGCCGGTCAACGAAATGGTACTCCCTGCCGTTGACCTCCTGCCTTCTTTTCTGCCTCGTCGTATACGAAACGGAGAAACCGCTTTGTCCGTCTTGTTTGAGGAATTCTTCAATAAGGGTCGATTTGCCGACTCCCGATGGACCGGACACCACAATAAGCCTGCCCTTGCGAACTTCGCCATCCATTTCCCGGTGAGCTACCACTAATCTGTCGCTATCCGACGACTTATCACTCAACATTCTGGACCTGTTCCCTCATCTTTTCAATCTCGACTTTTATCTGTATGACCCGTTCGTTGATATACAGATCGTTTGATTTGCTCCCAATGGTATTGGTTTCCCGGACCATCTCCTGGATGATGAAATCGAGCTTTCTGCCGATGGACTCATGAGAATCAATGGTGTCTTGAAAATTGCCTATATGGCCCTTCATGCGTACAATCTCTTCCGATATATCAAGCCGATCCATGTACATGGCAATCTCCTGCAGGATCCTCACTTCATCGATACCGGAGGTCCCACGGGTTGCCTCCATGACCTTTTCCTTGAGTTTGTCTTCGTGGGCTTTTATGGCTAAAGGCCAGCGTTGTTCTATTTCGGAGAGGCCGGACAGGATCGAGGCGATCCTGGCGAGGAGGTCGTCTTTGATGAGCCGTCCTTCTTTTTCTCGCTCGCTTGCGAGTCCCGTCATGAGCCCTTCGATACAATCGATCAGGAGATCTTCGGCAATGCCATTGTTCTCTTCGAAGACAAAGACGTCCTTCAAGGCGAAGACGTTGTCAACGGTGAGACTGCCCTTGAGCCCAAAGGTCTTCTTGAGGGCCTTGGCTGCCGTGGTATATTGCCTCACCATGCCCTCGTTTATCCTGGGCATATTGGTCTGATCGCCCGATTTTTCCCATTTAATCACAATATCGACCTTACCCCGTTTGACACGTTTTTTTACGAATTCCCGGAGTTTCTGTTCGTAGTAGTAATCGATCTTGGGCAGTTTGATGTTCAACTCAAGGTAACGGCTGTTAAGCGACCTCACCTCACCGCTCAGTTTTCCTTCGAGATGCTCTTTTTCGATCCGCGCAAAGCCTGTCATGCTTTTTAGCATCTTAGCCCCTTCCTGTAACGGTCCCTCCACCCGTTGAACATGGTGATCGTCTCTGTCGCTCTGTAATCGGGATAAGTCCATTCGAGGGCCTTGTAGGTGCCTTCGTGATACCTGAGGGTGAGATCGGCATATATACCTCTTCCGAGATATACCCTGTGACTGTATCCCTTCGTCGTGGCCAGTATAACATGTTCCAGGGCAATGTATCCAGGGTCAATGTTGACGGACCGTCTGCCCTCAAGCGCAAAAGACTGCTCCACTTCGTTTGATTTCAATTTAATCTCAGGGAGAAGTTCCCTATCAACGAGGGTTTCGAAGAGAACGAAGGCCCTCATGAGGTTTTCGCCCATCTCCTTATCATAGTACCTCGTGTAGCAAAAAAGAGTCACCGGCGTCTTCTCTTCGATAGATCCAAAGGCATCTTCCAATTTGCTTAAGGCGCTCTCAAGGTCCTCACGGCTCTTAAAGAGTATGCCCGCAAAAAGTTTTACCGGCTCAGGTTTTTTTGCAATTCCCATAAAATGAAATATTCCCGATTCTTCTTTTCCTTTTCTCGCGGTGATTCCACCATGGCCACCGGCATGAGGCCGAGTGTCTTACCAAACGCCTTGATGCGTTCGATGGCCTCCGTGGTCTTTTCCATGTCTCTTACGATGCCTCCCCGGCCCACTTCTGCCCTGCCGACTTCAAACTGGGGTTTCACGAGCGAAATTATCCGTCCGCCATCTTTGAGGAACTGTATTGCCGCCGGCAGTATCTTGGTAAGGGATATGAAGGAAACGTCGATGGTAATAAGGTCAGTTTTTTCTCCTATGTCCTCAAAGGTGAGATGTCGGGCGTTGCAGTTCTCTCTCAACAGAACCCGCGGATCATTGCGTAACTTTTCGTGGAGTTGATGTGTCCCCGCATCAATAGCGTATACAAAGGATGCGCCGGCCATGAGAAGGCAGTCCGTAAAACCCCCGGTGGAGGACCCGATATCAATGGCTTTCTTCGCTCTTACATCAAGCCCGAAGGCTTCTATGGCTTTCTTAAGCTTTATCCCCCCATAGCTTACGTAGGGAAGGGGGTTATGCCCTATGGTGAGGGGCGCACTCTCTTCGACCTTCATGTCCGGCTTAGTCACGCGCTCGCTTCCCAGGTAGACTTCACCGGCCATGACGAGAATACGCGCTTTTTCCCGAGAGGGCGCGAGACCTCTTCGGGCAAGGACGATATCTACTCTTTCTTTAGCCACTCTGTGACAGCCTTTTCGATGCCTGCCCTGTCGAGACCAAGTGTATGTCGCAGCGCGTTCTGGCTGCCGTGCATGACAAAACCGTCGGGTATACCCATGGATCTTACCGGTATGAGTACGCCATTCTCCGAGAGAAGCTCCATGATGCCGCTTCCGAACCCGCCGATCAAGGTATTCTCTTCCACGGTCAGTATGCGCTTTGTCTTTGAAGCGGTCTCGAAAAGCATGGCGTGGTCCATGGGCTTCACGAATCTGCCATTGATCACACCCACGGAGACACCTTGTTTCTCAAGCTCTTCTGCAGCGGCAAGCGCAGGGTAGACCACGTTGCCGCAGGCGATGATTGTCACATCCTGTCCATGTCTCAAGTGTTCCCAGGTGCCGAGAGGGATCTCTTTGAAGAAGGGCGCAACCGGTGTCCCGGGTGCTTCGCCTCTGGGATATCGGATGGCTACAGGCCGGTTGTAAAGGTAGGCGGAATAGAGCATCTGTTTCAATTCCCCCGCGTCCTTGGGCGCCATGAGGACCATGTTGGGGATGTGTCGGAAATAAGAAAGGTCAAAGGCGCCGTGGTGTGTGGGGCCGTCCTGGCCCACGAGGCCGCTTCGGTCCACAGCAAAGACCACGGGGAGCTCCTGAAGACAGACATCAATAATGATCTGATCGTACGCCCTCTGAAGAAAGGTCGAATAAATGGCTACGAAGGGCCTCAGTCCTCCGAGGGCGAGAGCAGCGGCGAATGTGACTCCGTGCTGTTCGGCTATGCCTATATCATAGAACCGTTCGGGAAACAGGGTAGAAAATCTGTCGAGACCCGTGCCGAGGCCCATAGCTGCCGTAATGGCCACGATTTTGTCATCTTTGTTCGCCAGCTCCACCATAGTATCGCCGAACACATCGGTATACGTCTTGTGGCCGTTGTGTATCGAATTGCCCGTTGTCAATTCGAAGGTTGAGATGCCGTGAAATTTCTCCGGATCGTCCTCCGCGTGAAGGTAACCCTTTCCTTTTCTCGTTATGACATGAACGAGGAGCGGTCCTTGAAGGCGTTTCACGTTACGGAGCGTTTCGACCAGCGGAACCACGTTATGACCCTCCACGGGGCCCACGTATTGAAATCCCAGTTCTTCGAAGAGCATGCCTGGTGTGAAAAATCCCTTGATGGTCTCTTCCAGATGGCGCGCCGTTTTATAAACCGAAGGCATACTTTTTGTGATCTTCTTGATCTCCTCCCGCATAGTACTCACGAATTCGCCGGTCATGATCCGGTTGAGATACGAGGAGAGTGCGCCGATGTTTTTTGAAATGGACATCTCATTGTCATTGAGGATCACTATAATATCGCTTCGCAAATGTCCCGCGTGGTTGAGCGCCTCGAATGCCATGCCCCCCGTTAGTGACCCGTCGCCAATAACCGCGATGATCTTGTCGTTTGTGCGCAGCTTCTTTTTGGCCTCGGCGAGCCCCACGGCAACGGATATGGAGTTGCTCGCGTGTCCCGTATCGAAGATATCGTAAGGACTTTCATTTCTTGACGGAAATCCGCTTAAGCCCCCGTCCTGACGTATGGTGGCAAACTTCTCGTGCCTGCCCGTCAGGATTTTATGCGTGTAAGACTGGTGTCCCACGTCCCAGATAATCTTGTCGAGAGGTGTATCAAAAACGTAGTGGAGGGCTATGGTGAGTTCGACCACACCGAGGTTTGAAGAGAGGTGGCCGCCGGTTTTTGAAATGACCCCGGTTATTAAGCCTCTGATCTCTTCTGCCAGTTCAGTCAATTCTGAGAGGGAGAATGCCTTCAGATCTTCCGGTGAATTGATTTTTTCAAGAAACATCAAGCAACCCTATTGCCGACGAACTCCGCAATTTCTTTGAGGATCAGGGCTTTTTCTCCCAGAAAGGATACCGATTTCACCGCCTCGTCCACAAGCTGTTCCAATTTATACTTGGAAGCAAGGATGCCATAATGCTTGATGTAGGTCTGTTTGTTGTTATCCTTCTTCAGTCTTTTGCCCACGATCTCTTCGTCGCCCTCTGCATCGAGGATATCGTCCATGACCTGAAATGCAAGGCCAATACACTCTCCGTATCTAGTGAGGTTCTTGAACTCCCGGGCTTTTGCTCCGCCCGCAATGGCGCCTATACGTACGGCGGATCGCATGAGCGCGCCGGTTTTATGGAGGTGGATATAATTGAGAATATTTTTGGATCCCTCCTTGCCGTCGTAGAGAATGTCCATTACCTGTCCGCCCACCATGCCCTCTGCGCCCGAAGCCTGGGCAATCTCGAAGATAATCTGTTTGGTTATCTTTGGGCTTACCCGCTCGGTGTAGCGGGCATCGGAGAGTACCCGAAAGGCCTCGGTAAGAAGTGCATCGCCTGCCATGAGGGCGATGGCATCACCGAATGCTTTATGGCAAGTGGGCTTCCCCCGGCGTATATCATCGTTGTCGATGCTCGGCAGGTCATCATGGATGAGCGAATATGTATGGATCATTTCGAGCGCGCAGAAGGCGGGCAGGAAATCATCAGAGCTCTTGCCCTTGGCTTCGCACGCGGCAATGGCAAGAATGGGGCGGATCTTCTTACCGTTGGAAAAAAGCATATACTCCATGGCGTCTCGCAAGACCCCGGGGGTCGAGACGAAGGTCGTGCAGATATCCTTGAGGGTGTTCTCTACGACAATTTTTTTATCATGGAGATACGTCGAGAGATCCACTATGTGTCTTCCTCGGTGAATGGTTTCTTTTCCATGGAGCCGTCTTCTTTTTTTATGAGGATCTCCACCTTCTTTTCTACCTCGTCCAGGCGTTTTGAAAGTTCCTTGGTGAGTACTAGGCCTTCCTTAAAGAGGGTGAGTGCTTCGTCGAGCGGGATTTTTCCTTCATCGAGCGTCTTTACAATATCTTCGAGTTTCTTGAGCCCGTCTTCGAATCTCATGCAAGCTCTTATTATAGACCTTAATTTCTCCGTTTTTCAAGCATTCATTTTGTTTTGAAAATAGTTTGTTTCAAGCTCTCCATCCACCCCTTTTTATCACCCATTTCTTTGTTCTGTCTTGTGGCTGTGCAGGCCAAAATGTGAACAGACTACCTTATTGAATCATAATGCGTTAGAATAAGGAGATGATACACATCACGTGGGGAACGAGCGAGCAGATAGGGTGGCGAAGCCACATGGAAGACGCACACGCGGTTTATCAGGACGCGCACCGTGACTTCTTCGCGGCCGAGGTCTATGATGGGCACGGAGGGAGGCGGGCCGCCGAGGTCGCTTCCAGCATGCTGACCCCTCATTTTATGCACGCCTGGGCGAGCGAACTCGAAAAACCGCTCGCAAAGCGCATGAGGGTGTGCGAGATCCTTCGAGAGGCGTACCTTGCTGTTGACGCGCATCTTGTGGAGGCAAGCGAAGAAAGCGGCACCACGGCTGCTCATTTTTATGTGCTGGGAGACGAGTTTCTCGCTGCCAATGCAGGGGACACAAGGGTGGTCATAGGCACCACCGATGGCGTTCAGGTGCTCACGAAAGACCACAGGCCCGGGTTTCCGGAAGAGAAGGATCGGATAGAAGGGCTGGGAGGACAGGTCATATCCTACGGAATGCCTCGGGTTCAGGGCGTCCTGTCCGTGAGCCGGGCTCTAGGTGACGCGTTCCTCAAGCCATATGTAAGCGGTGAGCCGAGGATCGTCGAGGGATATCTCGGAAAGGAGAATGATTACGCGGTCGTGGCCTGTGATGGGCTGTGGGATGTCATGAGTCCCGAGGAAGTCATAACCGTGGTGAGGTACACGACTGATCCGGTGAGGGCAGCTCAGGATCTCTCTCAAAGGGCGCTTGATCAGGGAAGCACGGATAATATTACCGTCATTGTGCTTGATCTTAGGCGCCATGCCAAGGGGCTTAAAAGGGCATACATGGAAATCGCCGGGATCACGGACTATGGGCTGAACGGGAAACGAGGAGAGATTCAAGGAGAGGACGGCGTCACGGAAACCATGCGTGAAGTGTAATGTCCTTTTTCCCACCTTGGGAAGGGGAGGGGACGGGTATATCCAGTGGAACGATAAGTGCCCGGTCTTAATCGAACAGATCGACGAACGGCAGAAGAGAATTCAGTAGCATAAACAGGACGAGTTTTGCTTTCGGCGTTACCCAACCACCACAATACTGGCCCACATTAGACAATATTAGTTAGTAATATCGAATATATTGGAGTGAACACCATCATAAATAGTACATTATTATATAATGATATTATTATTCAAACGCGATTATTTCTTTTTTCTTTAAAATAGAGTAATATAATGCGACGGAGGTGGTCCTATCATGCCGAAACAAAAAGACGAAACCGTACGAACTACATATTCCGTAAGGTTAAACCCTGATATGCTGAGGTTATTGAGGCACATTGCCGTCGACGAAGAGACTTCGGTTGGAAAACTGTTGGAGGAAGGGATCAGGTCGATCATCAAAAAGAGAAAAGCAGCCGGCTATGCTATAGATGACAGGGCCATAAAATCGAAGAACGAGAGTATTGACATAGACAGCAGGTACGAAATTCCCCGATTCTTGCGAAAGCGATCCGACGAATAAAACAAACGACGGGATCGCGTCGTCTCACTGAATTCCGGATAAAGTAAATCCCTGGGAATCCGATAATACCATGAAGGAGGTGTGTCATGGCACTATTGGAGTGGAACGAAAAGTTACGTGTAGACATCCGGGAAATTGACGAGCAGCACAAAAGATTAGTCGATCTCATCAACAGGTTGCATGACGCTATGAAGACAGGACAGGGGAAAGCCGTTCTGGGCGGAACCCTGACGGAGCTTTTTGACTATACGGATTACCATTTCGGTACCGAAGAAAAGTACTTCCGTCAATACCAGTATCCTTCACTTGTTGTTCATAAGTCGGCCCATGACCTGTTTCGTTCTCGCGTGGCCGAGCTCAAAGCCAAGGCCGTGGAGATCGACTCTATGGTAACCATAGAGACCATGAACTTCTTGAAAGACTGGTTGTACGACCATATCCTCGGATCGGATCAAAAATACGCACCCTTTCTTAAAACAAAGGGTCTGGCTTAAACAAATACGGAGAGAGCCCTCCTGTGCGCCCGAAATGAGTGGTGCTACGAATTTAAGACCGGAGCACCGCTTATGCGGGACTTTATACTATCCCGCATATCCTGAAGGGGCTTGGGGTGGGAAACCAGGACAGAAGGCAACTCATGCCTTTCTCGCTATGCGTTTCCCTACCTTTTTCCAGCTTTCCGTGATAAGAAAACTTTCATCCATATTGTCGATCATACGCAGAAATTTGCTCATGGGTGTTGCGAAGGTGATTACGTCGGCAGGAACACAGGGACGCGCCGACACATCGAACATGCCGAGAATACTCCGGGGACGGGCTGACTTTCTCTCCAGATAGGGATAGAGCACGATGGTTGCGCATCCGGCTCCGAAGGGTGACAACACCCCGTTCTGCTCGTTCTCGTCATAGTTTGAAAGCGTGAACACACCGGATATCACGTCGGGTGTTCCAAAGATGATCACGACTTCCGGATCGTCCGTCTCTTCTATGTTATCCCACCGTTTGAATGCGATATAGCGATGGGGCGCTCTGAACTGGGGCATCGCTTTCATGACCTCATTCACTAGCTCCGGTGTCTTCTTGTAGCGTTCGCCTTCCACTTCTCCAGGTATGCCATAAGAGAGAAAATAGTCGAAATTGGGTCTTAGGCCGTCAAAGAATCCAAGGTATTTCTTTCCACCGAAACAGCCCACCGACTCGTTGTCAAAGAGAAGCGACTTGCCCTTCCTTACCCGCGCTATGTCCGCGACGATGCATCGGTGATCTTTGGGTGGCCTGACCCTCGGTGCTGCATCTT
Proteins encoded in this region:
- the xseB gene encoding exodeoxyribonuclease VII small subunit, which translates into the protein MIRACMRFEDGLKKLEDIVKTLDEGKIPLDEALTLFKEGLVLTKELSKRLDEVEKKVEILIKKEDGSMEKKPFTEEDT
- a CDS encoding PP2C family protein-serine/threonine phosphatase, whose translation is MIHITWGTSEQIGWRSHMEDAHAVYQDAHRDFFAAEVYDGHGGRRAAEVASSMLTPHFMHAWASELEKPLAKRMRVCEILREAYLAVDAHLVEASEESGTTAAHFYVLGDEFLAANAGDTRVVIGTTDGVQVLTKDHRPGFPEEKDRIEGLGGQVISYGMPRVQGVLSVSRALGDAFLKPYVSGEPRIVEGYLGKENDYAVVACDGLWDVMSPEEVITVVRYTTDPVRAAQDLSQRALDQGSTDNITVIVLDLRRHAKGLKRAYMEIAGITDYGLNGKRGEIQGEDGVTETMREV
- a CDS encoding bacteriohemerythrin — its product is MALLEWNEKLRVDIREIDEQHKRLVDLINRLHDAMKTGQGKAVLGGTLTELFDYTDYHFGTEEKYFRQYQYPSLVVHKSAHDLFRSRVAELKAKAVEIDSMVTIETMNFLKDWLYDHILGSDQKYAPFLKTKGLA
- a CDS encoding DUF169 domain-containing protein; the encoded protein is METAIKERFIGLWRKYFEGAELPIVFFYTDNEDAAPRVRPPKDHRCIVADIARVRKGKSLLFDNESVGCFGGKKYLGFFDGLRPNFDYFLSYGIPGEVEGERYKKTPELVNEVMKAMPQFRAPHRYIAFKRWDNIEETDDPEVVIIFGTPDVISGVFTLSNYDENEQNGVLSPFGAGCATIVLYPYLERKSARPRSILGMFDVSARPCVPADVITFATPMSKFLRMIDNMDESFLITESWKKVGKRIARKA